The Novibacillus thermophilus genome segment CATGATGCGTTCTTTTTCATCGGCATCGTCAATCACTCTGAGCAGTGTCACGTCCTGACCAATTCCCAGCACGTACAGAACGCCGCCGATTTCCACAATTTGCAGCGATTTTTGCGGCCCTAAGCCGACACCGCCCAGCACTTTAAGCGGCCGGTGGCGATACAGCCACTTCGATCGAAGGGACAAAAACTTGGCCAAGAGCCAAATCATACCAATGACGACGGCCAGGCTGACGACCAGCTGAACAACCATTTCCGATACACTGACATTCATACGCTAGATAACCGTCCTGTTTTTTATGTAGACAACGTTTTGTTGACAGCTTCCAACACGCGGTCTGCCTGAAACGGTTTGACGACAAAATCTTTGGCACCCGCTTGAATGGCATCAATGACCATTGCCTGTTGTCCCATCGCCGAACACATGATGACCTTGGCCTCAGGATCCAAGGCCCGTATCTCTTTTAAAGCCGCAATGCCGTCCATCTCCGGCATCGTAATATCCATCGTCACGAGGTCCGGGTTGTGTTCTTTGTATTTTTCCACCGCTTGTGCTCCGTCGCTCGCTTCCGCCACGACTTCATAGCCATTTTTTGTCAGGATGTCTTTGATCATCATGCGCATAAAGGCTGCATCATCTACGATTAAAACCCGTTTAGACAATGTCGATCTCCCTTTCAACGTTTCTTACTTTCAGTTATGGTGTGAAAGCTGTTCTAAACGAAGTTTTCCGTTGAGTATCTCCGTCACTCTCACACCGAAGTTCTCGTCCACGACGACAACTTCGCCGCGTGCAATCCGTTTTTTGTTTACGAAGATGTCCACCGGTTCCCCCGCCAGCTTGTCCAATTCGATGACCGACCCAGGGGAGATAGAAAGCAACTCTTCAATCGACTTTTCAGTCCGCCCTAACTCTACCGTCACTTGTAACGGGATGTCCATAAACAGCCCGAAGTCGACATTGCGGCCAGCCGGTTGGGATTGGGAAATCGGCGAAAATTCTGCAGTTTGCACTTCCCTTGACGGGATGGATGCGACCATTTTCGTTCCTCCCGAGACGAAGAAGCCGGAGCTGAAGCGTCAGACTGCGCCTCTTGTCGATCAGTCACACGGTCGTATTCCCGATTTTCGGCATATGTCGTGTCAGGCGGAGGTGCTGCTTCTGCGCTGACAGCCGTCTCCTCTTCGGTTGCGCTTTGCTGTTGAGCCAAAAGTTTTTTGGTCATCTCTTTGGCAAACGAGATGGGCAGCAACTGCATGATGTAGGAGTCGATCAGACGTCCGACTGTAAGGCGAAATGATATTTTAACCAGCATCTCGTCACCTAACGACCGCTGCGGCTCGTCACTGTGAGAAAAGTCAATGATCTCCACGGTCGGGGGCGAGATGTTGACCATAGTGTCGAAAATGGTGGACATGGACGTGGCGGCTGAACCCATCATTTGGTTCATCGCTTCCTGCACTGCACTTATGTGCATGTCCGTCAGCTCGTCGTCCTCGACTTCTCCATCCCCTCCCATCATGAGGTCGGCGATGACTGCCGCATCCATCGTTTTGATCACGAGCATATTCGTACCAGAAAAGCCTTCCGTGTAGTTGACGGATACAGTGACGTGCGGCTTCGGAAACTCGACGTTCAACTCGTCTGCATAAACGACTTCCACATGGGGCGTCGTGATTTCCACTTTATGTCCGAGGATCGTCGATAAAGCAGTGGATGCACTGCCAAAGGTGATGTTCCCAATTTCCCCCAGCGCATCCGCTTCAGCCTTGGACAATTCCTCTTGCTCGAGCTGTCCTTCGTCTTCTGTTCCATCGCCCGCCAAAAGCGCATCGATTTCCTCTTGCGATAACATCTCATTGTCTTTCATCTTCGTCATCCTCTTCATCTATCGTTTCCTGAATCTGGACAGCGAGTCTGCCTTTAACTGTTCCGGCCTGCGCCAAAAATTTGGGCCGTTTCCCCAGTTTGACTACGAGGGGTGCATCTGCCGCCTGGTCCAGAGGGATCACGTCACCGGCGGATAACTCAGTTAACTCTTTCAGCGTGATGTGGCATGTCCCCAGTTCGACCGTAATTGGAAGCCTTGCCCGTTTCAGCCTTTTTTTGACGGCGACCCGGTCGGACGTGTTGCCCGATTTTTTGTTCGACAGCATGTGGTGGGCCGTCAACTTCGGTAAAATGTCCTCGATCACAACATGCGGAAGGCACAAGTTGATCATGCCGCTCGTTTCACCTATTTCCGTATTCAGTGAGATGACAGCCACCGTTTCATTGGGTGAGACGATCTGCATGAACTGGGGGTTCGTTTCTAAAAAGTCCAATTGGGGCTCTATCGCTGCAACGCCCTTCCACGCATCGCGGAAAAAGTCTAACGTTCGCCTGAAGATGCGCTCCATAATCAGCGCCTCTATCTCTGTTAAGCTCCGGTTTTGGGGTTCGGCTTCGACACCGATACCGCCCATTAATCGATCAATCATGCCAAAAGCGATCTTTGGGTTGACCTCCATCACCATGCGCCCCTCAAGGGGAGGAGCTGAAAAAACATTCAAAATCGTCGTCGTCGGGATGGAACGGATAAACTCTTCGTACGGCAACTGCTCAACTGCCGCCACTTCAATTTTGACAAACGTCCGCAACTGCGCCGACAAATAAGTCGTCAACATCCGCGAATAGTTGTCGTGGATGCGGCTTAACCCGCGCAACTGATCTTTCGAAAAGCGGAGAGCCCGCTTAAAATCGTAAAGTTTAACCTTTTTTTTGTCTTCTTCTTCTTTCAGTTCGTTTGCACTCATTTCGCCGGACGTAATGGCGGCGAGCAGCGAATCAATCTCAGATTGCGTTAGAATGTCCGCCAATTCGTATCACACCCCATCATCCCCTGATGCTACTGCGTGACCCGTTCCGTCACGTAAATATGCTCAATTTTCCCGCCTGCCAGATAGGCATTGGCTCGCTCCTGTAAGTCGGCCTTCAGCCGGTTTAGTCCTTTTTCTCCGGCGACGTCCTCTTCAGAGCGATTTTGGAGCAGGGCAATGAGGGCGTCTTTCACTTGGAACATGCGCTGGTCGAGCTCTGTTTTCGTCTCCGGGCGGTCGACTTCAAAGACGACCGCTAATTTAATGTACGTGTCATCGGATAAATTGGTCGTGACTTCCAGCGGCTCCGACGTCACCTCCATTAACTGCTCCACTTCCTTTTTAGCCGCTTGTGCTTCTTTCGGCATGGCGTAAAACTGTAAGACGAGAAACACAGTAACACCGACAAGGGCGATGATGAGCAGCAAAATTAACGTAAAAGGCAACAAACGAATGTGCACACTGTCAACCTCCATTCGCATTCGACTGCAGGACGGAATGGACGCCCGACTTGGCCAAAAACTGTGTCGCGCGCTTGACGACTTCTTCCACGTCTTCCTGCACGATGTACTTCTTGTGTGTCGTGGTCGTAATCACGGTGTCGGGAGTCGCTTCCACTGTTTCAATGAGCAAAGCGTTCAGGACAAACGGCTGTCCGTTCAATCGGGTGAGGGAGATCATGGCCATCCCCGATTAACGTTTCAAGTTGACGAGTTCCTGCAACACTTCGTCAGACGTGGTGATGATGCGGGAGTTGGCCTGAAACGCCCGCTGGGCTACGATCATTTCCGTAAACTCTGCCGCCAAGTCGACGTTGGACATCTCTAAAACACCTGTGATTAACTGTCCGGTCCCGTCTTCGCCAGGCGTGCTCAAGTTTTCTAAGATGCTGTCACTATCCGTAATGTCGGAATCGGCATTCGGCGTCGGTGAGTACAACGAATTCCCCACTTTTTGTAACCCGGCCGGATTATCTAACTTAACTAGTGCAATTTGAGGGTTAAGTGTCGCCCCATTTGCAAGAGTAACGGTAATGGTGCCGTCCCTGCCTATTTCAAAACTTTCAATATCAATGTCAGGATCGCCCAGTTGAATCGTATTTCCATTAGTTCCAACAACGCGAAGTCCACCGGACGTCACTAAATTGCGGTTTGCGTCAATGTAAAAGTTCCCCGCCCGAGTTAAATAATTTTGATTTCCATCTGTTACGACAAAAAACCCTTCCCCTTCGATGGCGAGGTCCGTCGGGACGTTGGTCGTCATCCAGCTCCCCGGCGTGTGCAACACATCAATACTTCCAATCGTTGTTCCCAAGCCGATTTGCCTCGGGTTCGTTCCTCCTCTGTCGTCTGCCGGTCCTGTCGCACCTGCAACGGTCTGACTGAGAACGTCTTGAAACATGACTCGGCTCCCTTTAAACCCGACGGTGTTGACGTTGGCGATGTTGTCACCGATGACGTCCAGTTTCGTCTGAAAGCTTCGAAGTCCCGAGACACCTGAGTACAGTGAACGCAACATAGTCTTTCTCCTCCCAAACAAAGTTCTTATAATATGGATTCATTTCAATAATTCCAGTCATTGTTGTTCACTCAAATTGATCTCTCTGTCACTTCTTTGATCCCGACGATATCCCCTAAGAGCACTCTTTTTCCATCAACTTCTGCATATGTAAAACCTTCTCTATACACGATGGCGTCGACGATCCCGGACTTCTCTTCACTGCCGTCGACCCACGTGACGTGTTTCCCGATGAGGTGGGCGTTTAACACTGGCGACTCCCGCAACAACAGCATTTGCGTGTTTAAATTGTACATTTGCTCCAGTGAACTGAACTGCGCCATTTGCGAGATAAACTCTCGGTCCTCCATCGGGTTCGTCGGGTCCTGGTTAGCCAGCTGGGTGACGAGCAGGCGCAGAAAGTCGTCTTTGTCCAGCGTCGCTTTGTGTTCCCGTTGGTAGTCGTCACGTTTCCATCCACTGTATGTACGGTACGCACTGTTCACCGCTTCCGACGGCATTTTCCCTTCCTCCTCTCATCAATCCTTTCCATCCGCGATCGTTATACTGTATAGTTCACTGACGAGTGTGGATAGCGCCACGATGCCACCTCAGCCGTTTCCATGTCGGAGTACGTGTCCAACACATTCACTCTGTGACCCCCTTCTGGTTGGGGCGTATGGCCCCCTTCCCCTCCGTGGGAATCTTGGGGGTGATGAAAACGCCGGGACGCGAGTCCCTGTTGCCCGACGGACACTTCCAGCTTGTCCACCTGCATCCCTTGTTGTTGCAAAGCTTGCCGCAGGTGCTCCAACTGACCCTCCAGCAATTCTTTCGCAACCCACGTATCGACGACGAGATGGGCCGTTAACACTCCGTTGTGACTCGTCATACGCACATCGACCTGTCCCAGACTCTCCGGGTAAAGGGACAGTCGGACTGCGGAGGTGCCGTTCGGGTTTACGTGCAGATGGCGGACGATCGTCTGCTGCAGCGCCTCTGAAAACTGTTGCAGCTGAACGAACGGTTTCGTTGCCGCGTTCGTGTTGGCGACGTGAGATTGGGACGCTATCACACTTTGGGAGGCCAACTGCATTTGCCACCCGCTTTCAGCTCGCTGCCCTTGCACCTCCACTAACTCTCCGCCCCCTTTGCCAGTTGTTACAAGGCCTCCGCCGTCGACAACAGTTCCTGGCAAACGGGAGAGGCGTGAAACTGTCGCCGGAGAAAACGTCGCTCTGCCATTCGCAACAGCTACTGCCAAACGGTCAAGTGACGAGTGGTGTGCGTTCAACGCCGGTTTGTCGCCAGCTCCCAATTCCAGGTAACCCGACGGGACCTTTGTAGACGCACGTGTCGTCTCCGGCGACGCTCCCACAAGGAGATGCACTTTTGGCGTTTCGCCCCGACTTTCCGGTCCCCCTTGGACACGTACATGGACG includes the following:
- a CDS encoding FliO/MopB family protein, with the translated sequence MNVSVSEMVVQLVVSLAVVIGMIWLLAKFLSLRSKWLYRHRPLKVLGGVGLGPQKSLQIVEIGGVLYVLGIGQDVTLLRVIDDADEKERIMQDFNVSKEGKTVPFFGRKPDDSNRDFTSILNRKLHAMRAQREQTLKEWLHGREERSAEREITD
- a CDS encoding response regulator, with protein sequence MSKRVLIVDDAAFMRMMIKDILTKNGYEVVAEASDGAQAVEKYKEHNPDLVTMDITMPEMDGIAALKEIRALDPEAKVIMCSAMGQQAMVIDAIQAGAKDFVVKPFQADRVLEAVNKTLST
- the fliM gene encoding flagellar motor switch protein FliM, which encodes MADILTQSEIDSLLAAITSGEMSANELKEEEDKKKVKLYDFKRALRFSKDQLRGLSRIHDNYSRMLTTYLSAQLRTFVKIEVAAVEQLPYEEFIRSIPTTTILNVFSAPPLEGRMVMEVNPKIAFGMIDRLMGGIGVEAEPQNRSLTEIEALIMERIFRRTLDFFRDAWKGVAAIEPQLDFLETNPQFMQIVSPNETVAVISLNTEIGETSGMINLCLPHVVIEDILPKLTAHHMLSNKKSGNTSDRVAVKKRLKRARLPITVELGTCHITLKELTELSAGDVIPLDQAADAPLVVKLGKRPKFLAQAGTVKGRLAVQIQETIDEEDDEDERQ
- a CDS encoding flagellar basal body-associated FliL family protein, whose protein sequence is MHIRLLPFTLILLLIIALVGVTVFLVLQFYAMPKEAQAAKKEVEQLMEVTSEPLEVTTNLSDDTYIKLAVVFEVDRPETKTELDQRMFQVKDALIALLQNRSEEDVAGEKGLNRLKADLQERANAYLAGGKIEHIYVTERVTQ
- a CDS encoding flagellar FlbD family protein, translating into MISLTRLNGQPFVLNALLIETVEATPDTVITTTTHKKYIVQEDVEEVVKRATQFLAKSGVHSVLQSNANGG
- the flgG gene encoding flagellar basal body rod protein FlgG — its product is MLRSLYSGVSGLRSFQTKLDVIGDNIANVNTVGFKGSRVMFQDVLSQTVAGATGPADDRGGTNPRQIGLGTTIGSIDVLHTPGSWMTTNVPTDLAIEGEGFFVVTDGNQNYLTRAGNFYIDANRNLVTSGGLRVVGTNGNTIQLGDPDIDIESFEIGRDGTITVTLANGATLNPQIALVKLDNPAGLQKVGNSLYSPTPNADSDITDSDSILENLSTPGEDGTGQLITGVLEMSNVDLAAEFTEMIVAQRAFQANSRIITTSDEVLQELVNLKR
- a CDS encoding flagellar hook capping FlgD N-terminal domain-containing protein, which gives rise to MPSEAVNSAYRTYSGWKRDDYQREHKATLDKDDFLRLLVTQLANQDPTNPMEDREFISQMAQFSSLEQMYNLNTQMLLLRESPVLNAHLIGKHVTWVDGSEEKSGIVDAIVYREGFTYAEVDGKRVLLGDIVGIKEVTERSI
- a CDS encoding flagellar hook-length control protein FliK gives rise to the protein MNIAVWPTVQTERQGTTDRSLVGSELSVEDEKLHPTFWHTFHAFLQLLPHHGSSDPMTRSIRDAIARIGDPREGSNGLWEKVVAQLIDGLEDISSKQEHPGLSQLSEELTQWLEQGEMRDGSPDVRDVSARTHELQRIMSDFVALFGQLAETERLQVAKGVWLLLRELHPDSSGQRTPSVLKEGSVPHDVHVRVQGGPESRGETPKVHLLVGASPETTRASTKVPSGYLELGAGDKPALNAHHSSLDRLAVAVANGRATFSPATVSRLSRLPGTVVDGGGLVTTGKGGGELVEVQGQRAESGWQMQLASQSVIASQSHVANTNAATKPFVQLQQFSEALQQTIVRHLHVNPNGTSAVRLSLYPESLGQVDVRMTSHNGVLTAHLVVDTWVAKELLEGQLEHLRQALQQQGMQVDKLEVSVGQQGLASRRFHHPQDSHGGEGGHTPQPEGGHRVNVLDTYSDMETAEVASWRYPHSSVNYTV